The window TACTAATTAAATGGATTAAAGTTAATCCCAATCCAATAGCTATTGGAGCAAATCCTTTTGGAGCCTTTTCAGATGTTGATCCTAATATTATAAATAAAAACATAGCTGTTAATACTACTTCTGTTAATACTCCAGAAGCTAATGAGTACCCATTTGGAGAAAGAGCTCCAACACCATTCAATGCAAATCCGTTATCTAAAATAAAAGTTGAAGAACCTGAAGCTATTGCAAGTAATACTAATCCCCCAATAAATCCTCCTACAACTTGAGCTAATATATATGGAATAACCTCTTTTTTATCAAACTTCCCAGCTGTAAATAATCCTATTGTAACAGCAGGATTTAAATGACATCCTGATATATGTCCTATTGCAAATGCCATAGTTAAAACTGTTAATCCAAAAGCTAAAGCCACTCCAGTAAACCCAATTCCTAGCTCTGGATATCCTGCCGCTAAAACAGCACTTCCACACCCTCCTAAAACTAACCAAAAAGTTCCTAAAAACTCTGCAAATAATTTTCTAAACATTATTTTTATACCTCCTAATTTATAACAATTTTTTAACAAAAAATATTATATCAAAGTTTATACAAAGTTAACAATGTAATTTTTTTTTAATACCTGTGCCCTTTTACATCGTTTTTTTATTTTACACAATGTACTGAAAATACTGATCTATTAATATAATTTCTTTAAACTACATTGTAATACTATTCTAGAAACAACATCTAGAAACAACATTAAAATAAATTAGTATAGGGAAAATTTAAAATAAAAGAAAATTTGGCAGATGAAATATTTAATCCTTTAACTAGATTTTTTATAGAAGTGAATAACAATTATGAACGTCAATCATTTTTTTATTATATCAGTCACAACATTAGAAAAATGTTTTTAAAAATTATAAATTTAAACTCCCCCCTACTTAATATAAGTAAGAGGGAGTTTAATATATTTATTTTAAGTCTAATTAATTTCAATTAATAGAAATTTACTGTCTGTTTTAGCTTTTATTTCATACAGAACATTAGGAGGAATTACTATAATTTGATCCTCTTTTAAAATCTCTTTCTGATTATTAATAGCAATATCTAGCTCTCCATATAAATTTAAAATAAGTAGTTCACCTTCAGTTTTATTGTGCTCAATCTCTTCATTTTTAGATATAGCAAACATTAATGATGTTAGATTTTCTAAATTTAAAACTCTTTTACTCACAATTCCACCTTTAAATCCAATCACTATATCTTTCATTAAAAGTTCTTTTGAATACTCTAAATTTATAAACCCGCCTATATCTTCATGTTTTTTTACTATTATCAATAACATTTTAGCCTTTTTTAAAGCTTTTAAAGCGTGAGGAATATTTGCAGGCATTAATATCATCTCACCTTTTTTTACTTTGTGAGCTATTTTGTTTATAGAAATTTCAAACTCTCCATCCAAAACATAAACTAAAGCGTCTGCTGGAGCACTATGTTCACTTAACATCTCTTCTTTATCAAAAGCAAAAACAGCTGAATTCAAAGAATTTTTTAAAGCAATCATCATACTATTTATTGTTTTCTCTCCATAAGGAACTAAATCTTCTAAATTTATAACTTTATTAAATTCCATATTTCTTATTGCATTCATTTTATTTCACCTCAATTTTTCATTAAATAAAAATTAAAACTATCTAAAATGAATTTTACCTCAATATGAAAATAAAATATGTATCATATGTTACTCTTTTTAAAAATCTTCCTCTTCAACTTCAAGAAAATTTTCAATCTCTTTTAATCCAACAAATATATTTTCTTCACTAATATCATCATCAGTTGAAACAATTAAAGTTGGAAACACTTTAACAGAATACTCTTCTGCAAGCGATTTATTTTGTTCAACATCTACATATTTAACATTTTCAAAGTCTTTTAAAATCTCAATAACCTCTTCAGATTCTTTTGAATTTTTTTTATAAAAAAGTATCATTTCTAAACCTCCTAATTAATATGGTTGTAGAAATATACTAAAAAAATATTAAAATCCTTCAAAAATATAATATATTCTAAACTATTTTAGCCTCTCTTTTCATATCATCTTTTAAAGACTTTAATAAATAAAATACCAAAATAAAAGTCTTCAATGTCTTTTTTCATAAAAAATACTTGTTTTTACTATTTTTTTAACAATAGTCCATTTTTTTGACTCTCTTATTTTAATTTTAAGCGTCTTATTTCATTTTGGACTCATAAGTACAAACACCCCTGTAAAATCCATTTAAACTGCATTAAATGTCTCACAGAGGTGTCTAAAATTAATGTATTACAATGTATTACGTTTTGTATTACATATCTTTTAAAATCTCTAATAATATTGATTTCTTTTCTTCTTCTTTGACTGATAATCCCATTGCTTTTATAGTAGCTTCTAATTTTATCTTTAACATTTTTCCCATTTGACTATGAGTTTCTACCAAAGGTATAATTAAACTTTCTCCATTTGATATAACTTCAATTACTTCACTTACATTTTCTCTTTCCAATTCTTTTGTAACTAAAAACTTTTCTAATCTTTCTTTAAAGTCTTCTATATCATTTAAATTCGACCAATTCTCAAAACTAAAACCTTTGATTTTAGTTGTCAAATCTAATAAAAATATTTTATCATTTTTATAAATATATTTCTTTAACCAAGTTTTTATACCATTATCAAAAACTTTAGTTTGTTCTTGCCACTTTTCTAAAGCTTCTTTTAAATTTTGTCCTGTTTTTAAAATATTTAAAATTATTTCGTGAATCTGTAATTCAATTCTTATTTTTTCATCTTCTAAGTACTTCATATCCTCTGAAATAATTTTTACAATTTCTTTTAAATCTTTAGTCTTTGCTCTTCTTGATAATTCTTCAAATAAAAATTCATATGCATTCTTATCTTGGAATAAAATATTAAATATCTTCGATAAAACTTTACAGTTTTTTAATGATAAATTATTTAAAAATCTATTTAATGAATAAAAATATGTTTTAAATCCTTCTACAATTCCAATCTCTATCTCTGAATTTTCAGAATAATAAACTCCTAGTAACTCTTTTAAATTTTCTAAATATTCCTCTTCAACAGCGGTCTTTTTAACATAACTTAAATAATAGTTTTCTGGATTTTTTTCTAACTTTTCAATTATATCATTACTTAATAATTGCTTTCTTTTAGTTGTTTTATCTACTATAGCTATACATTTTTTATTCTTTATTAATACAATACCTAAAAATAAAGTAAAAATCCCAGCTCTTAATCCATAACCTTTTACTTTAGTTGTATAATCTTCATATAAGTTCCTTATAGAATAATTTTCTAACTTTATTTTTTCTAAAATTTCTCTCTCTAAAATTTCCCATTTAGAATCTAGAATTATATCCCCTAAATTTAAAGAACATATTTTTTTCAAAACTGTTCTTGCTACAGAGTTAATAGCTCCTGTATTTTTATAAAACTCTTTTGATTCTAAGTTTTTATCATTTTTTATTAACATCTCCAATAAAGTTAACCTTACTTTTTTCATAGGAGTACTTATTTTTTCTTTGTTCATTAATTCATAATTTATTTCAATATAATTCCTATACTTATCAATTAAATAATCATAGGTTACATTTAATATTTTTTTATCAACAAATATTTTATTTTCAGAAATAATTTCAATTTCCTTTATAGAAAAATATTCTTTTAACTCTAAATTTATAATTGAAATCAATTCATTTTTATATAATAAATATTCCTCTTTAAGAGATAGATTTGTGGAGCATTTCTCATCTAGAACTAAACAATCTATTGCTTCTAATTCTTTTAACAAATAACCTATTTTAAGTTTTTTGTCATTTTTATTAACAACTAAAATAATATCTTTATTTTTTAAAATATTTTTAATAGAATCAAAATTGAATGCTTTAGTTATATTAGTCAAATAAACTATAATCCCATCCGAATATTCTTTTATTTTATCTAAATAATCTACTTGAGTAACATCTAGATAAATCTGTTTAAAATATCTTGTTATATCTTTTTCATAATTATATTTTACTGGATAATAGTAATCTAATTCTAAATATTTATTTAAAGATGTTGTATAACTTATAGAATGCAATTTATTTTGGATATATTCTTTAATTTCATTTTCTATATTTATTTCAGCATCTTCAACTATCTTGTAATAATTCTTGTTTCTTTTATAAGAAATAATGTTTTTTTCTTGAAGACTTTTTAATAATAAATCCATTTCATTTTCATTTAAATCAAGAGCTAATTTCAGTATCTCTTTGTTTGGTTGGATATCAGAGAATCTATTATAAATTTCTATAATTCCTAAAGTTTTTAGAAACCTCACTTCTTCAGTATCACTAATTAAATTTAAAGCTCTTTTTGTATTAAAAAAGCTTTTATATTCTGTAGTTTCATGATTCAGAAACTTAAAATTTTCTTCAAAATAATCATAAATTTTATCTAATCCTATTAAAAATCTATCTTCTAATATACTTTCTAAGCCTTTTTCATCATTCGAACTTAAAAAAGCAAACATTGTTCTTTCATTTTGAGCAACTTTTTGTGATAATTCTGGTAATATATATGCTGATAAATAATTTAAAGGATAAAATTCATCTATAGTTTTATCTATATCTTGAAATATGAATTTACTTTCTGATAAATTAGTCTTATATTTATCAAATTTTTCTTTGTTTAATTCTCGATATTCTTTAAATTTATCATTTTTATATATAACTTGAGATAAAATACTTAAAGATGTCACTTTATCATAAAATAAATGCTCTTTTTTAAATCTTCCAGATACTTTTTCCCATTCGTATATATTATCTTGTTTATTTAATTTATTTGTATATTGAAATATATCTTTGTGAGTTATTAAAAACATAATAGAGTTATTGTCACTGTTACAGTATTCTGCCATATCTTGAATCTCTTTAACATCAACTTTATTTATATTAGTTTCTAAATATCTTCCAAACTCATCAAATACATACACTACTCCTAAATAGTTTGTTTTTTCTAACACTTCTTTTTCAAAATTTTGAATTAATTTAACTATATCAAAACTAGATTCATAATTGATAAACTCTTCTCCATAAAAAATCTCTTTGTATACTTCTTTAAAGAGTTCTATATAGAATGGTTTATTTTTTTCTAATTGATTTTTAAACTCTTCTAAACCTATATTTTTTTCTGATAAAATTTGTGAAAGTTTCTCTATTATATTAGGATATTCTTTATCCCAATCTTGTATTTTTTTTAGAATTATTTCGCTTTCTAAATTTAAACTTATATCTAATTTTTCTTTTTTTATAGAATCAAGAATTCCATGTAAAATTGCCTTTTCATAACTTTTAAATCTATCTCTTGCAAAAACTACTAAATATTTTTTATCTTTTAGTTTTTCATATGTTTTCTTTAATTGAAACCGTTTTTCGGCTCTATTTAAAAAAACATCAATTTCTCCTTGATTTTCAACTGATAATAAATTTAATAAAACTGACATGAAAAATGATTTTCCACTTCCATATGCTCCAGATAAAATATATGACCCATTTTTTTTCCCTAATATAGATTCACTTATTTTAGCTAACAGTTTTATATTTTTTTCAGTAGGTATATATGCATTTATTTTTTCATTTTTTTTGTAATCATTTTCAATATTTACTGAAAACCCAACTTTTGTTATCTGTATTCCTTTGTTCATTGAAGTAGCTCACTTTCTAAAATTTTTTTAATTATATCTTTTTCTAAGTATTTTTTTATATCAAGAGTTATATTTTGCAGTCCTGCTGCTCTATCTACATGAATTTCATCTTGTAGTTCTAACTCTTGAACTATTTTTTCAAAATCTAGATAGCTAATTCTTATAATTTTATTTACATAATCATATGCATCTATTACTGAAAGTTGATTTATTAAACCTTGATTTTTGATTTTTTTAAAAAGTAAGTAATAAATTAAATAATCAGAGATACTTTCTCTATTTACATTTATAAACTTATAAACTCCACCAGCTTGTTTTAAATAATTTAGCTTTACAAAAGGGGAAACCATATTTTCTTCAGGATTATTTAAAGTTTTCTCATCTTTTAAATAAGTTTTAATAAAAACATTTATTGTATCTTCTAAAGTTTTTTTAGAATATTTTATTCTATTTTCAATACAAAAAAGCTCTGCTTTTTTTTCCAAACTTTCTTTTGAAAAACTATTATTTTCTTGATTTTTAAAAACCAAATCCCATATTAATACTTTTTCATTTTTTTTAGTTAAAATATTAGAATGTAACAACCATAAACTATTTAAGTTCTCTAAATATGGATCTAATTGGAATATAATCTTTGAGTTTTCACTTAATTCTAAATCATCTCCATTTTTTTCTATAATTCCTAAAATATCTATCCAATATTTTATTGATTCAACCATTTTGCTTCCGACACCTAAAGTATCTATTGCTACTGATAAATTATTTTTTGAAAAAAATGACTTATCTATTTTTTTATTTATATCTTTTTCATAAACCTTATAAAATAATTTATTTATCCAATTTTCTCTTATATAAAAAGAACTATGACCACTTATTATAACTTTCATTTTTACCTCTTTTTTATCTTTAATGCTGACGCAATTAAACAACCTGAATCAAATTTATCTATACATTTTAAACAATTCACACATTTCTTATCATCAATTATATATTTTCCATTACTTACATAAATAGCTCCTGTTGGACAAGCAGAATTACATCCCTGACAATATAAACAACTATTAAATTTATTAAATTGTTTTTGAATTTTATTAAATATGTATTTATCCTTACTTTTCATTATAGTTACTTTAACTTCATTATCATCATCTTTATACATCACTTTAAATAATGGATTATTTTTTCTATCTAAAATAATAAGCTCAGACATTCTATTTTTCCCCATAATTTTTAAAGTTCCAAATGGTTTAAAAAGTTGTACAAAATCTTCATTAACTGATTTGTTAAGAATAAATGTTTTTGAATTTTTTTCATTTACACATTCTTTAGATTCAACTAATATATCTGTACTTTTTTCTAATCCCTCTCCACCTTGTCTAGCTTTCCATTTTCCATCTTTTACATAATCTTCATAATCGATTTTCCCTATTTTTTTAGAAAAATCAACTAAAAATCTATACCATTTATCATACTCTTCCGAATTATAAATTGATGATAATAACTCTGACCAAGTTCCATTATTTGGACAAACCCAACAACCTACTCTTGCAAATCCTTGTCTATAAGAATCATTAAAATCTAAATTTTCAGATAATATATATAACCAAACATCTAAATCAGTCCAATCAATAATTGGAGATGCTACTATCTGTTTTAGAATTTTTGGACTTTGGGATACTTTTTTGTATTTTGATCTTGAGGCTGACTCCCCTCTTCTTAATCCTAAAAACGTTAATATATTTTCATCAAAATTTGCCAATGTTGTTCCCATAGGTCCTGTTTTAAAAATTGAGCAGCACCATGTTTTTACTCTACTTGGCGGGCCAATTTCTTCACACATTTCAAAAAAATTATTTTCCTCATTTCTCTCTTCAAAAAAAGGTGTAAAAGGATTATCTTCTTGAAATCTTTTTACATATTCATATGATTTAGGTAATTCTAAAGTTGTATCTCCAAATATATGTAAAATACTTGGATTATTTAATGCTAACCTAACTAAATGTGAAACTACTGTTGAATCTTTTCCTCCAGAAAAAGAAACTAAAGTTATTCTATCTTTATATTTTTCAAAAGTTTCAACTATAAAAGGTATTGCCCCAATAAATTGCCCCTCATTGTCTTTTGCTTCACTTTTTACAAGATAATTAAATCTATTTTTATTAGCTATTATAAAAGCTTCAAATATTTCTTTTTCTTTTTTTATATGTTCTTCAGTTATTGAAAATGATAAAATATTTTTTCTAACATTCTCTAACTCATCTTGTTTCATACTCTTGAATTTAGATGTCGGGACTACATCAATCATTTTCCCATCTACAATATATCTATTTTGTTTTGTTGCCCATACTGATTTTCCTAAAAAATTATTATCTAATTTTTGTGAAAATAAATTTATTAAAAGCCATTTTTCTTGTAAAAATACTGGCCTTAAATCCTTTGCTACTTCTAAGAAATCATTATTTTCTTCTAATATTAAAGGAATATTTTTTTCAAAGTCCCAATACATTTTTAAATCTTCATTTTTCATATTATTTCCTCTATTTCTATCTATCGCTTAATTGATGAAGTTCTCTTAATAAAGTATCTTTTATAGTGTTGTACCTTTCTTCTAAAACTCTTCTATAATATTCATCCAAATTCTCATTACACTTTTGATTTAAATTTCTATTTATCATTTGTCCTATTCTAGACATATCTTGAACATCACTCATATATTTATCAAACCCCATATCTCTTATTTTTCTATTAGCTTCTTTACTTATTAAAGTTCTATTTAATATACTATTTAATATATGTGTTTTATCATTTCTTATTTTAGAACTTAATTCTCCATATTTAGTTCCTGTTCCTAAAGGAATTAAATGATGATCTTCTAATTCTTTTGAACTTTCAGTTATTTCAAATGTTTTTAATTTTTCTGAATGGTTTCCAGGCAATAAATCATAAGGCTCTAGACTTAATATATAACCTAATAGATTTCTACTAACAGGACTCGGAGTTTTTGAATCGTTTAATAAAGTTTCTAAATCAGAATAACTTTCTACATTTAAAACCTTATCTATATTATCTTCTATTAATTCTTTTACTTTTAGATCATCTAATTTATTTAAGTTTATCCATTTATGAAGAGTTTTTAAATCTT of the Cetobacterium sp. NK01 genome contains:
- a CDS encoding thioredoxin domain-containing protein, yielding MILFYKKNSKESEEVIEILKDFENVKYVDVEQNKSLAEEYSVKVFPTLIVSTDDDISEENIFVGLKEIENFLEVEEEDF
- a CDS encoding phosphoadenosine phosphosulfate reductase family protein, which encodes MKNEDLKMYWDFEKNIPLILEENNDFLEVAKDLRPVFLQEKWLLINLFSQKLDNNFLGKSVWATKQNRYIVDGKMIDVVPTSKFKSMKQDELENVRKNILSFSITEEHIKKEKEIFEAFIIANKNRFNYLVKSEAKDNEGQFIGAIPFIVETFEKYKDRITLVSFSGGKDSTVVSHLVRLALNNPSILHIFGDTTLELPKSYEYVKRFQEDNPFTPFFEERNEENNFFEMCEEIGPPSRVKTWCCSIFKTGPMGTTLANFDENILTFLGLRRGESASRSKYKKVSQSPKILKQIVASPIIDWTDLDVWLYILSENLDFNDSYRQGFARVGCWVCPNNGTWSELLSSIYNSEEYDKWYRFLVDFSKKIGKIDYEDYVKDGKWKARQGGEGLEKSTDILVESKECVNEKNSKTFILNKSVNEDFVQLFKPFGTLKIMGKNRMSELIILDRKNNPLFKVMYKDDDNEVKVTIMKSKDKYIFNKIQKQFNKFNSCLYCQGCNSACPTGAIYVSNGKYIIDDKKCVNCLKCIDKFDSGCLIASALKIKKR
- the aqpZ gene encoding aquaporin Z; this encodes MFRKLFAEFLGTFWLVLGGCGSAVLAAGYPELGIGFTGVALAFGLTVLTMAFAIGHISGCHLNPAVTIGLFTAGKFDKKEVIPYILAQVVGGFIGGLVLLAIASGSSTFILDNGFALNGVGALSPNGYSLASGVLTEVVLTAMFLFIILGSTSEKAPKGFAPIAIGLGLTLIHLISIPVTNTSVNPARSTAVALIAGGEALNQLWIFWVAPLAGAIIAGVIYKLILDEKN
- a CDS encoding cupin domain-containing protein, whose product is MNAIRNMEFNKVINLEDLVPYGEKTINSMMIALKNSLNSAVFAFDKEEMLSEHSAPADALVYVLDGEFEISINKIAHKVKKGEMILMPANIPHALKALKKAKMLLIIVKKHEDIGGFINLEYSKELLMKDIVIGFKGGIVSKRVLNLENLTSLMFAISKNEEIEHNKTEGELLILNLYGELDIAINNQKEILKEDQIIVIPPNVLYEIKAKTDSKFLLIEIN
- a CDS encoding DUF4007 family protein, encoding MKVIISGHSSFYIRENWINKLFYKVYEKDINKKIDKSFFSKNNLSVAIDTLGVGSKMVESIKYWIDILGIIEKNGDDLELSENSKIIFQLDPYLENLNSLWLLHSNILTKKNEKVLIWDLVFKNQENNSFSKESLEKKAELFCIENRIKYSKKTLEDTINVFIKTYLKDEKTLNNPEENMVSPFVKLNYLKQAGGVYKFINVNRESISDYLIYYLLFKKIKNQGLINQLSVIDAYDYVNKIIRISYLDFEKIVQELELQDEIHVDRAAGLQNITLDIKKYLEKDIIKKILESELLQ